Proteins encoded in a region of the Strix aluco isolate bStrAlu1 chromosome 26, bStrAlu1.hap1, whole genome shotgun sequence genome:
- the SYF2 gene encoding pre-mRNA-splicing factor SYF2, which yields MAAAAVSELGGLGVPDPDGGGSSGSEEEARPGAAEAAAAQRREERLRKFRELHMKRNEARRLNHQEVVEEDKRLKLPANWEAKKARLEWELKVEEKKKECAARGEDYERVKLLEISAEDAERWERKKKRKNPDLGFSDYAAAQLRQYQRLTRQIKPDLEQYEKLKEQYGEALYPTSDSLLHGTHVPSKEGVDRMVADLEKQIEKREKYSRRRPYNDDADIDYINERNAKFNKKAERFYGKYTAEIKQNLERGTAV from the exons atggcggcggcggcggtgtcGGAGCTGGGCGGTTTGGGGGTTCCCGATCCCGACGGCGGG GGCTCCTCGGGCTCGGAGGAGGAGGCGAGGCCTggcgcggcggaggcggcggcagcgcaGAGGCGGGAGGAGCGGCTGCGCAAGTTCCGCGAGCTCCACATGAAACGG AACGAGGCGCGCAGGCTGAATCACCAAGAAGTGGTGGAAGAAGATAAAAGACTTAAATTGCCAGCAAACTGGGAAGCCAAAAAAGCTCGGCTGGAGTGGGAGCTGaaggtggaggaaaagaagaag GAATGTGCAGCGAGAGGAGAAGACTATGAGCGAGTTAAACTGTTAGAGATCAGTGCTGAGGACGCCGAGaggtgggaaaggaaaaagaagaggaaaaatccAGATCTAGGATTTTCGG ATTATGCGGCTGCTCAGCTGCGCCAGTACCAGAGGTTAACCCGTCAGATCAAACCTGACCTGGAGCAGTACGAGAAGCTGAAAGAGCAGTA TGGTGAAGCGCTTTATCCCACATCTGACAGTCTTCTCCATGGGACTCACGTGCCATCTAAGGAAGGGGTTGATCGAATGGTTGCAGATCTTGAAAAACA AATCGAAAAGCGTGAGAAGTACAGCCGCCGGCGGCCGTACAACGACGACGCGGACATCGACTACATCAACGAGAGGAACGCCAAGTTCAATAAGAAGGCGGAGAGGTTCTACGGGAAGTACACAGCTGAGATTAAACAGAACTTGGAGAGAGGAACAGCCGTCTGA
- the RSRP1 gene encoding arginine/serine-rich protein 1 isoform X1, with the protein MGVTHEAGLSPQTSPLEQDPCGGSPAGWSRSSLVSHGNQHRGCPAAPSGTETGYYRTTIKTEPASESTCMEKKVVRKTDDMTDFMDDLSLSSPKKRESSSRSKRSCDRSSTRSSSRSSCSSQSSSSSSSSASSRSWSRSRSRSRSWARRNGSQRYRRHSRSYSRSRSRSRGYTRYRGRYHRSPPRYRSRSRSWSRGRSYYRRSYSRSRSCSRGRRYYGFGRTVYPEAYRSWRSRSRTRSRSRSPLHLSEKDKRELLEIAKANAAKALRTDNIVLPASLKILTPSKEIKNEKQEHEDPGESAEQPRRPAEDMTKSGMERATIQRSISFSPNNTMAKPVLQKPASHVVKEPAISPAREDDRKGSPYGQWVPVKKEEKKTFLNFSPKSAQFRAR; encoded by the exons ATGGGGGTGACTCACGAAGCGGGGTTGTCTCCTCAGACGTCGCCGCTGGAGCAGGATCCGTGCGGGGGAAGCCCGGCTGGCTGGAGCCG AAGCTCTCTGGTGTCTCACGGGAACCAGCACCGGGGGTGCCCGGCGGCTCCCAGCG GAACAGAGACTGGGTATTACAGAACAACAATAAAAACGGAACCAGCTTCTGAAAGTACCTGCATGGAGAAAAAGGTGGTTAGGAAAACTGATGATATGACGGATTTCATGGATGACTTAAGCCTCAGCTCACCGAAGAAAAGAGAGTCGTCTTCGAGATCCAAGAGAAGCTGTGATAGGTCATCAACAAGGTCATCTAGCAGATCCTCTTGCAGTTCGCAGTCCAGTTCAAGTAGCTCCTCCTCGGCTTCCTCCAGGAGTTGGAGTCGGTCCAGATCCAGATCAAGGTCATGGGCTAGAAGAAATGGTTCCCAAAGGTACAGAAGACACTCTCGTTCATACTCCAGAAGCCGGTCGAGATCCCGTGGCTACACGAGGTACCGAGGGAGGTACCACCGCTCTCCTCCGAGGTATAGATCACGCAGTAGGTCATGGTCTCGTGGAAGATCTTACTATAGAAGGTCTTATTCGAGAAGCAGATCGTGTTCAAGAGGCCGAAGATACTATGGATTTGGGCGAACAGTATATCCTGAGGCTTAcaggagctggagaagcaggTCACGAACAAGATCTCGGAGTAGGTCACCTCTCCATTTGAGTGAAAAAG ACAAGAGGGAACTCCTGGAAATTGCAAAAGCAAATGCTGCAAAAGCTCTGCGAACAGATAACATAGTCTTGCCAGCAAGCTTGAAGATTCTTACTCCTTCCAAAgagataaaaaatgaaaaacaagaacatGAAGATCCTGGAGAGTCAGCTGAG CAACCCAGAAGACCAGCAGAAGACATGACCAAGAGTGGGATGGAGAGAGCAACCATACAGAGAAGCATTTCTTTCAGTCCTAAT aataCAATGGCAAAACCAGTACTACAGAAGCCAGCGAGCCATGTTGTTAAAGAACCAGCAATTTCTCCGGCAAGAGAAGATGACAGAAAGGGAAGTCCCTATGGGCAATGGGTTCCTGtcaagaaggaggagaagaaaacatttttaaacttctcACCTAAAAGTGCACAGTTCCGGGCACgctag
- the RSRP1 gene encoding arginine/serine-rich protein 1 isoform X2: protein MGVTHEAGLSPQTSPLEQDPCGGSPAGWSRSSLVSHGNQHRGCPAAPSGTETGYYRTTIKTEPASESTCMEKKVVRKTDDMTDFMDDLSLSSPKKRESSSRSKRSCDRSSTRSSSRSSCSSQSSSSSSSSASSRSWSRSRSRSRSWARRNGSQRYRRHSRSYSRSRSRSRGYTRYRGRYHRSPPRYRSRSRSWSRGRSYYRRSYSRSRSCSRGRRYYGFGRTVYPEAYRSWRSRSRTRSRSRSPLHLSEKDKRELLEIAKANAAKALRTDNIVLPASLKILTPSKEIKNEKQEHEDPGESAEMLREYRRRGLHH from the exons ATGGGGGTGACTCACGAAGCGGGGTTGTCTCCTCAGACGTCGCCGCTGGAGCAGGATCCGTGCGGGGGAAGCCCGGCTGGCTGGAGCCG AAGCTCTCTGGTGTCTCACGGGAACCAGCACCGGGGGTGCCCGGCGGCTCCCAGCG GAACAGAGACTGGGTATTACAGAACAACAATAAAAACGGAACCAGCTTCTGAAAGTACCTGCATGGAGAAAAAGGTGGTTAGGAAAACTGATGATATGACGGATTTCATGGATGACTTAAGCCTCAGCTCACCGAAGAAAAGAGAGTCGTCTTCGAGATCCAAGAGAAGCTGTGATAGGTCATCAACAAGGTCATCTAGCAGATCCTCTTGCAGTTCGCAGTCCAGTTCAAGTAGCTCCTCCTCGGCTTCCTCCAGGAGTTGGAGTCGGTCCAGATCCAGATCAAGGTCATGGGCTAGAAGAAATGGTTCCCAAAGGTACAGAAGACACTCTCGTTCATACTCCAGAAGCCGGTCGAGATCCCGTGGCTACACGAGGTACCGAGGGAGGTACCACCGCTCTCCTCCGAGGTATAGATCACGCAGTAGGTCATGGTCTCGTGGAAGATCTTACTATAGAAGGTCTTATTCGAGAAGCAGATCGTGTTCAAGAGGCCGAAGATACTATGGATTTGGGCGAACAGTATATCCTGAGGCTTAcaggagctggagaagcaggTCACGAACAAGATCTCGGAGTAGGTCACCTCTCCATTTGAGTGAAAAAG ACAAGAGGGAACTCCTGGAAATTGCAAAAGCAAATGCTGCAAAAGCTCTGCGAACAGATAACATAGTCTTGCCAGCAAGCTTGAAGATTCTTACTCCTTCCAAAgagataaaaaatgaaaaacaagaacatGAAGATCCTGGAGAGTCAGCTGAG ATGTTGAGAGAGTACAGAAGAAGAGGCCTGCATCACTAG
- the TMEM50A gene encoding transmembrane protein 50A, which produces MSGFLESLRCSECVDWGEKRNTIASVAAGVLFFTGWWIIIDAAVKYPEVEDFNHSYHACGVIATIAFLMINAVSNGQVRGDSYSEGCLGQTGARIWLFIGFMMAFGSLIASMWILFGGYVVKEKPVVYPGIAVFFQNAFIFFGGLVFKFGRTEDLWQ; this is translated from the exons atgtcaggttttctggagagcttgaggTGCTCGGAGTGTGTTGACTGGGGGGAGAAACGAAACACGATCGCTTCTGTTGCTGCAGGAGTGCTG ttttttacAGGTTGGTGGATAATCATAGATGCAGCTGTAAAATATCCTGAAGTGGAAGACTTCAACCATTCATACCATGCTTGTGGGGTTATAGCCACTATTGCATTCCTAAT GATCAATGCGGTGTCTAACGGCCAAGTGCGGGGTGACAGTTACAGTGAAGGCTGCCTGGGACAGACAG GTGCTCGGATCTGGCTGTTCATTGGTTTTATGATGGCTTTTGGATCTCTGATTGCTTCCATGTGGATCCTTTTTGGAGGCTACGTTGTTAAAG aaaaACCGGTAGTATACCCAGGAATAGCTGTGTTTTTCCAGAATGCGTTCATCTTTTTTGG AGGACTGGTCTTCAAATTTGGTCGCACGGAAGATTTGTGGCAATGA
- the RHCE gene encoding blood group Rh(CE) polypeptide isoform X1, which yields MPSHYHNFRNSVPWLILFLEAVFIVFFYFSDYDEGISSIPYPDFQDVNHMVIFGFGFFLTFLKRYGFSSTGFNLLIIVLGVQCSVLIQELLLFLPGSEREDDLKRITKATLSLTAVVISTGAVLGKTNPVQLSLMTVVEMVAFHMSKWMHNTFLKISDNGSMMHVHLFGAYFGLAASSRFSEPLPVSEKNASTPKSDLLSMLGTVFLWVFWPSFNSVLLWDKSKAIYNTYFALAVSTVTAFMLSALTTKDGKFKMTHIHSAVLAGGVAVGYAARSIKYPWIAMILGLLASVITILGSYCLPRCLNAVLKIHDTSGVHFTFGLPSMLGALAQVVLLVIENWTDIPRLRDLVANHIWAFFLTMDVALITGFITGFILNLKLFKTIPVSKYFEDQFYWEFPHLAVGF from the exons ATGCCTTCTCATTACCACAACTTCCGCAACAGCGTGCCATGGCTAATCCTTTTTCTGGAAGCTGTTTTCATCGTCTTCTTTTACTTCTCAGATTATGATGAAGGTATATCAAGCATTCCCTACCCAG ATTTTCAAGATGTCAACCACATGGTGATTTTCGGATTTGGCTTTTTCctgacatttctgaaaagatACGGGTTTAGCAGCACTGGATTCAACCTCCTGATCATTGTACTCGGTGTCCAATGCTCTGTGCTGATACAAGAGTTATTACTTTTCCTTCCTGGCAGCGAAAGAGAAGATGATCTGAAAAG AATAACAAAGGCCACTCTGAGTTTGACTGCTGTGGTCATCTCCACTGGAGCTGTTCTTGGAAAGACCAATCCTGTGCAGTTAAGTCTGATGACAGTTGTGGAGATGGTAGCTTTCCACATGAGCAAGTGGATGCACAACACATTCCTAAAG ATTTCAGACAATGGCAGCATGATGCATGTTCACCTGTTTGGAGCCTACTTTGGTCTGGCAGCCTCCTCACGTTTCTCTGAGCCACTGCCAGTGTCTGAGAAGAATGCGAGTACCCCAAAGTCGGATTTATTGTCAATGCTGG GCACTGTCTTTCTCTGGGTGTTCTGGCCAAGCTTCAATTCTGTACTACTTTGGGACAAGAGCAAAGCAATCTACAACACCTACTTTGCCCTTGCAGTGAGCACTGTAACTGCCTTCATGTTGTCTGCTCTGACCACAAAGGATGGAAAATTCAAAATG actCATATCCACAGTGCAGTACTAGCTGGTGGGGTCGCTGTTGGTTATGCAGCACGCAGTATCAAGTATCCTTGGATTGCAATGATTTTGGGTCTCCTTGCCAGTGTGATAACCATATTAGGATCTTACTGTTTGCCG AGATGCTTGAATGCTGTTCTCAAGATTCATGATACTTCTGGAGTTCATTTCACTTTTGGCTTGCCTAGTATGCTTGGAGCTCTTGCCCAGGTTGTTCTCTTAGTAATAGAAAACTGGACTGATATACCAAG gctGCGTGATTTGGTCGCGAATCACATTTGGGCCTTCTTCCTGACCATGGATGTTGCCTTGATAACAGGTTTTATTACAG GTTTCATCTTAAACCTCAAACTGTTTAAGACCATCCCTGTATCAAAGTACTTTGAAGACCAGTTTTATTGGGAG TTTCCCCATTTGGCTGTTGGATTTTGA
- the RHCE gene encoding blood group Rh(CE) polypeptide isoform X2, translated as MVIFGFGFFLTFLKRYGFSSTGFNLLIIVLGVQCSVLIQELLLFLPGSEREDDLKRITKATLSLTAVVISTGAVLGKTNPVQLSLMTVVEMVAFHMSKWMHNTFLKISDNGSMMHVHLFGAYFGLAASSRFSEPLPVSEKNASTPKSDLLSMLGTVFLWVFWPSFNSVLLWDKSKAIYNTYFALAVSTVTAFMLSALTTKDGKFKMTHIHSAVLAGGVAVGYAARSIKYPWIAMILGLLASVITILGSYCLPRCLNAVLKIHDTSGVHFTFGLPSMLGALAQVVLLVIENWTDIPRLRDLVANHIWAFFLTMDVALITGFITGFILNLKLFKTIPVSKYFEDQFYWEFPHLAVGF; from the exons ATGGTGATTTTCGGATTTGGCTTTTTCctgacatttctgaaaagatACGGGTTTAGCAGCACTGGATTCAACCTCCTGATCATTGTACTCGGTGTCCAATGCTCTGTGCTGATACAAGAGTTATTACTTTTCCTTCCTGGCAGCGAAAGAGAAGATGATCTGAAAAG AATAACAAAGGCCACTCTGAGTTTGACTGCTGTGGTCATCTCCACTGGAGCTGTTCTTGGAAAGACCAATCCTGTGCAGTTAAGTCTGATGACAGTTGTGGAGATGGTAGCTTTCCACATGAGCAAGTGGATGCACAACACATTCCTAAAG ATTTCAGACAATGGCAGCATGATGCATGTTCACCTGTTTGGAGCCTACTTTGGTCTGGCAGCCTCCTCACGTTTCTCTGAGCCACTGCCAGTGTCTGAGAAGAATGCGAGTACCCCAAAGTCGGATTTATTGTCAATGCTGG GCACTGTCTTTCTCTGGGTGTTCTGGCCAAGCTTCAATTCTGTACTACTTTGGGACAAGAGCAAAGCAATCTACAACACCTACTTTGCCCTTGCAGTGAGCACTGTAACTGCCTTCATGTTGTCTGCTCTGACCACAAAGGATGGAAAATTCAAAATG actCATATCCACAGTGCAGTACTAGCTGGTGGGGTCGCTGTTGGTTATGCAGCACGCAGTATCAAGTATCCTTGGATTGCAATGATTTTGGGTCTCCTTGCCAGTGTGATAACCATATTAGGATCTTACTGTTTGCCG AGATGCTTGAATGCTGTTCTCAAGATTCATGATACTTCTGGAGTTCATTTCACTTTTGGCTTGCCTAGTATGCTTGGAGCTCTTGCCCAGGTTGTTCTCTTAGTAATAGAAAACTGGACTGATATACCAAG gctGCGTGATTTGGTCGCGAATCACATTTGGGCCTTCTTCCTGACCATGGATGTTGCCTTGATAACAGGTTTTATTACAG GTTTCATCTTAAACCTCAAACTGTTTAAGACCATCCCTGTATCAAAGTACTTTGAAGACCAGTTTTATTGGGAG TTTCCCCATTTGGCTGTTGGATTTTGA